Proteins co-encoded in one Rhopalosiphum maidis isolate BTI-1 chromosome 2, ASM367621v3, whole genome shotgun sequence genomic window:
- the LOC113554669 gene encoding nucleosome-remodeling factor subunit NURF301-like isoform X2 has translation MSGRPKRRGRPPKTSGSDKPKFQMHLLKKPKYLQNLETVDVVQSPAPARSAASRRSAPASVSSRTAAVVETPSRNTRRSNQKPKTPKTPAVPKPRALRPSTSKKKIKKKTTADKSHDYHYGSDFDESEKSEEPSESEQSDTNVEDAVDDVSDSDFSVSGFSVTSRARKSNVSYIRNPSPEPLWLRGEEIPKLELPKSSEDLLVPTEHVMQALSVYEVLRRFKSQVRLSPFRFEDFCAALVYEEQSYLLAEIHIMLLKAILREEDLQQTHYGAVDQKDSINSILYFMDTITWPEVLREYIESDKSFDPQVLKVFNNGDEYPFTNIKNRLSVLQFLTDQFLTSTLIREDFIHEGHSFQYDDHCRVCHKVGDLLCCETCPAVFHLECAEPPLHDVPTEDWQCNLCKEHKVIGVSDCIPDDEKSGLSSRQDHLAYDRHGRKYWFLVRRIFIENEETGECWYYTTEEQLGLLIDSLDREMESALFNEIEKVKEEINRQMKITMDLTLQYRPSNRKTFLDIENSYIIGMREEMQKKKETELAKNESNNTEDDADNVKDDNESKKDCKQENSDDVSTDKNENEDGSGDLKNDENSMDVDDGEHNHSLRSTRNRSLRLKPAQVSQRQTPEQPKKIPVVEKPSPVHSYLDNLGTRVTRFKAQHIAAGTYLYKLGMDNSFKTYVNQYSTNPTALNKIQKNEERDKKRYMSHKFSLTGPGEFKWCGQIFGARSTLISTVRQTIISLDNLLPSSLMHINWSVLRKPWLNQVNSCSTPKDFARVMVVLMSCIKPVVYAPVWHEQLGHVKIYRITHAEREEKKKTDKKDKKDKDAEEDERNRLTIHFVKYTLGLKHQVHKQKGEEYRIHGQWGWQWLSKTRDYKLADSSKQGLAAGPAKRIFQGKDDKGVRTFSIAETLYDSIILKECTFDSEVSSGILDDQSVIHLDSVSDIDFINMKILSPIDKLDENINISSTLCSTSRIMYPKLAKKCKTDMLLPRRMQLKLAEERSILTKNTNTPKSVPEAVNTKPSSASSQMPSEIITKMREKSYMLSNLQKRVIQLKQHYLSFNTMSEHMICYNSSCRAANKSSVTSSCYSPLCIRHVSVRNELLSLLRKMNILKSELTELKSSMPNDQGVSNLKTEKTDNTPDEPVTIKTEVKKEENIVKTEQVTQENDEVKTESITKQKDIKIESEDEQNVKVDVTSSPTGLSVLKPARKRGGAKREGVLVDCIDDGRIYSTEDTRKKIYLKKLLSNNVPVKKKAEKIKYPPTSRFYTRSKRCSLLVLPKHELRKLARHGGHDIVNGFNPNSKTNNAVWPYPCPRPYFKTCWLYRTIMFNTISAAALQLRILWACLKWDELTAKTAHLASKREVTTETELVTTETLECRTSGQFNEHTEYLIRKVVIPLDIPKQVREVTPIRSGLRKRKREEAPRNTAPQVSEVWVDESKLELVEIKQFHERVEREMQMQQAMKTRASTAFANKLLHNDSSHNRNINDKLRIQNSDTTENIKEQLEQSLRAQRIAYKRSSVNNDNNSSNKKLCMDVSNSQSPVTSSSTQRMKLVPGEGGRLRLMPNNKPLAQSPSLLQSSPRVANKPATNTTPSTRRIYMTKCPDGKTRLVTTPKTIITDTNVMNQNSMKIQSTNSQIVTTNNVTQQKLQCIKGEDGKLQFKGLLPGQQLIQLPDGKLHVTSYINPSPSRTVQISKNTILANNNNFQKSGTQTIILNRGSQPIQQVLKPQTSQMVVSGGQLVNVSQGQQMIVQHINPNKATIATINGQQVLIRPNTSTSANIISSGGQTIKFVRPQQTVQKVHQSVPPLSPRVNQTTTGIVKDQHRPVHPQIVPAPIVDEQEKLLLANQPPGTVIKCITAQVIQSPTHGNKIVLQGLQGNDFTPQQLQLVQQQVKQQLLKAQESSGTQGVLGPTKIYLAVQPPDSQLPPVQKTGIVAPITAQPTIKIEPSSKPSVPVPNNISESITQIKTEPPSKSPVNKIPVIKEEPIDSSNSFVVTPNYISQSIKNVLKNEDLNPETQEKLLQLQKYQEQQLRDPVSQPTVPASPVRKRPYDADTLSEFEPPKKSTEHENSGSLVSPEQSKLYQTLKQGDDLRKMQQLQSKLQNEIAANVTVSSADSTTTSTNVTEKSIPVTPVAAQVTPPPQGSSKRKHASGPPTTIQTTPHANSNSKTSNLGPGRRRPMKISPPAPNRNHSRPSSLTPAKKSSPKKSKKEKIMCLCRTPYDSSKFYVGCDMCHNWFHGSCVGITVQMSKRISEWYCPECKRSRDPEVLYCICKKPYDDQQFYICCDKCQDWFHGSCVGVLQCEGDKMDDYNCPRCMSNSEINFANLKPLNQQDNDELLKLIKQIHSHKSAWPFMEPVDPHEAPDYYNVVKEPMDLNCIGKNVTDKKYKNLTEFIRDMIKVFDNCRYYNPRESQFYKCAEILEQFFVSKLKNIRDKFCEQYMEV, from the exons ATGTCTGGCAGACCAAAGCGCAGAGGCCGTCCTCCGAAAACCTCGGGTTCGGACAAGCCCAAGTTTCAAATGCACTTGCTGAAAAAACCCAAGTACCTGCAGAACCTCGAAACCGTGGACGTTGTCCAATCTCCAGCACCTGCACGGTCTGCAGCTTCAAGACGCAGCGCCCCAGCGTCTGTTAGTAGTCGTACTGCGGCTGTTGTCGAAACGCCATCCCGCAACACACGGCGATCTAATCAGAAGCCCAAAACTCCCAAAACGCCAGCCGTACCAAAACCTAGGGCACTACGTCCATCAACTAGTAAGAAGAAGATTAAGAAAAAGACTACTGCTGACAAAAGTCATGATTACCATTATGGTTCTGACTTTGACGAGTCTGAAAAGAGCGAAGAGCCTTCTGAGAGTGAACAGTCTGACACTAATGTTGAAGACGCTGTTGATGATGTTAGTGATAGTGATTTCTCCGTGTCTGGCTTTTCCGTTACCAGCCGTGCACGTAAAAGCAATGTCTCTTACATCAGGAATCCTAGTCCTGAGCCTTTATGGCTTAGGGGTGAAGAAATACCTAAATTGGAGTTACCCAAATCTTCAGAAGATCTCCTAGTGCCTACCGAACATGTCATGCAAGCATTGAGTGTCTACGAAGTGTTGAGACGGTTCAAAAGCCag gtGCGATTGTCACCATTTCGTTTTGAAGATTTTTGTGCAGCTCTTGTTTATGAAGAGCAAAGCTACCTGTTGGCAGAGATTCATATAATGCTACTGAAAGCAATATTACGGGAAGAAGATTTACAGCAGACTCATTATGGTGCTGTTGATCAAAAAGACAGCATCAAtagcatattgtattttatggatACTATTACATGGCCTGAAGTATTAAGAGAATATATTGAATCTGATAAATCATTTGATCCACAAGttctaaaagtatttaataatggaGATGAATATCCATTTACAAACATCAAAAATAGATTATCTGTACTGCAGTTTTTAACTGATCAATTTTTGACTTCTACTCTTATTCGAGAAGATTTTATCCATGaag gtCACAGTTTTCAATATGACGATCATTGCCGAGTGTGCCATAAAGTAGGAGATCTTTTATGTTGTGAGACCTGCCCTGCTGTATTTCATTTAGAATGTGCTGAGCCTCCTTTACATGATGTTCCTACAGAAGATTGGCAATGTAATTTGTGTAAAGAGCACAAAGTCATTGGAGTATCTGATTGCATACCTGATGATGAGAAATCTGGTCTATCATCCCGTCAGGACCATTTAGCTTATGACCGACATGGTCGTAAATATTGGTTCCTAGTTAGACGAATTTTCAT TGAAAATGAAGAAACTGGAGAATGTTGGTATTATACAACAGAAGAGCAGTTGGGCTTATTAATAGACTCTTTGGATCGTGAAATGGAATCTGCTCTTTTCAACGAAATAGAAAAAGTCAAAGAAGAAATTAATcgacaaatgaaaataactaTGGACTTAACTTTACAATATCGACCATCAaacagaaaaacatttttggatATAGAAAACA gttatataATAGGAATGAGAGAAgagatgcaaaaaaaaaaagaaaccgaATTGGCAAAAAATGAAAGTAACAACACCGAAGACGATGCTGACAATGTAAAAGATGATAATGAATCTAAAAAAGATTGTAAACAAGAAAATTCAGATGATGTATCTACAGACAAAAATG AAAATGAAGATGGTAGTGGTGACTTAAAAAATGATGAGAATTCAATGGATGTTGATGATGGTGAACATAATCATAGTTTAA GGAGCACTCGTAACAGATCCTTACGTTTAAAACCTGCACAAGTTTCACAACGCCAAACTCCAGAACaaccaaaaaaaatacctGTGGTTGAAAAACCTTCTCCAGTTCATTCATATTTAGATAACTTGGGTACTAGGGTCACTCGATTCAAAGCTCAACATATAGCAGctggtacctatttatacaaaCTTGGTATGGATAATAGCTTTAAGACATATGTAAATCAATACAGTACAAACCCAACtgcgttaaataaaattcaaaaaaatgaagaacGTGATAAAAAGCGATATATGTCCCACAAGTTTTCACTTACGGGACCTGGTGAATTCAAGTGGTGTGGGCAAATATTTG gtgcTCGGTCAACACTGATCAGTACTGTCAGACAAACTATTATTTCATTAGACAACTTGTTACCATCATCATTGATGCATATCAATTGGTCAGTGTTACGTAAACCTTGGTTAAATCAAGTTAACTCTTGTTCTACTCCTAAGGATTTTGCAAGAGTTATGGTTGTTTTGATGTCTTGCATTAAACCAGTTGTTTATGCACCAGTTTGGCACGAACAACTCG GACatgttaaaatttatcgtATCACACATGCGGAACGcgaagaaaagaaaaaaacagacaaaaaagataaaaaagatAAAGACGCAGAAGAAGACGAGCGTAATAGATTGACCATACATTTTGTCAAGTACACTCTAGGTTTGAAACATCAA GTTCACAAACAAAAAGGAGAAGAATATAGAATTCATGGTCAATGGGGGTGGCAGTGGCTATCTAAAACAAGAGATTATAAATTAGCTGATTCTTCAAAACAGGGCTTAGCAGCTGGACCTGCCAAAAGAATTTTTCAAGGCAAAG atgaTAAAGGAGTTCGAACATTTTCTATCGCTGAAACACTTTACgactctataatattaaaagagtGTACATTTGATTCAGAAGTGTCAAGTGGAATTCTCGATGACCAAAGTGTCATACATTTAGATAGTGTTTCAg atattgattttataaatatgaaaatcctTTCACCCATTGATAAACTAGATGAAAACATCAATATTAGCAGTACATTATGTTCTACTAGTCGTATAATGTATCCTAAACTTgccaaaaaatgtaaaacagacATGTTGTTACCAAGAAgaatgcaattaaaattagCTGAAGAAAGATcaatattgacaaaaaataCCAACACTCCAAAATCAGTTCCAGAA GCTGTAAATACTAAGCCTTCAAGTGCTTCTTCCCAAATGCCATCTGAAATCATTACCAAAATGAGAGAAAAGTCATATATGTTGAGCAATTTACAAAAACGTGTGATTCAACTCAAACagcattatttatcatttaatactaTGTCTGAACAtatgatatgttataatagtagCTGCCGAGCAGCTAACAAATCTAGTGTAACTTCCTCATGTTATAGTCCACTTTGCATTAGACACGTGAGTGTACGAAACGAACTTCTATCATTGCTacgaaaaatgaatatattaaaatcagaaTTAACCG aaTTAAAATCATCAATGCCTAATGACCAGGGTGTATCAAATTTGAAAACCGAAAAGACTGATAATACTCCAGATGAACCAGTTACAATTAAAACTGAAGTTAAGAAAgaagaaaatattgttaaaactgAACAGGTAACTCAAGAGAATGATGAAGTTAAAACCGAGAGTATCACTAAgcaaaaagatataaaaatagaaagtgAAGATGAACAAAATGTGAAAGTTGACGTCACCAGCAGTCCTACAGG tctAAGTGTTTTGAAGCCAGCAAGAAAAAGAGGTGGTGCTAAGCGGGAAGGTGTTTTAGTAGATTGTATAGATGACGGTCGTATTTATTCCACTGAAGACACACGAAAAAAG atttatttgaaaaagcttttaagtaataatgttCCTGTTAAAAAGAAAGCagagaaaattaaataccctCCTACTTCACGATTTTATACACGAAGTAAACGTTGCAGTTTATTAGTATTGCCAAAACACGAGCTTCGAAAATTAGCTAGACACGGTGGACATGATATTGTTAATGGTTTCAATCCAAATAGCAAG ACCAATAACGCTGTATGGCCATATCCTTGCCCAAGACCATATTTTAAGACATGCTGGCTTTATAGAACAATAATGTTTAACACCATATCAGCTGCTGCTTTACAATTAAGAATCTTATGGGCATGCTTAAAATGGGATGAATTAACTGCTAAGACTGCTCATTTGGCTAGCAAACGAGAGGTAACAACTGAAACTGAATTAGTTACTACAGAAACTTTAGAGTGCCGTACTTCGGGCCAATTCAATGAACacactgaatatttaattCGCAAAGTTGTAATACCATTAGATATACCAAAACAAGTCAGAG aAGTTACACCCATACGAAGTGGCTTAAGAAAACGTAAAAGGGAGGAAGCCCCAAGAAACACCGCACCACAGGTATCTGAAGTGTGGGTAGATGAAAGTAAATTAGAGTTGGTAGAAATCAAGCAGTTCCATgaaag AGTGGAACGTGAAATGCAGATGCAACAGGCCATGAAAACACGTGCGTCTACAGCCTTTGCTAATAAATTGTTGCATAATGATTCTTCTCATAAtcgaaatataaatgataaactcCGCATACAAAACTCAGATACAACAGAAAACATAAAAGAGCAACTAGAACAGTCTCTTAGAGCCCAAAGAATAGCTTATAAAAGATCGTCAgtaaacaatgataataactcTTCAAATAAGAAATTGTGCATGGACGTATCTAACTCACAGAGTCCGGTGACTAGCAGTTCAACACAACGTATGAAACTAGTACCTG gTGAAGGTGGAAGGTTGAGACTAATGCCTAATAATAAACCTTTAGCTCAAAGTCCTTCTTTACTTCAATCTTCCCCGCGAGTTGCCAATAAACCAGCTACTAATACCACTCCATCTACTCGACGTATATACATGACTAAAT gtcCTGATGGTAAAACCAGACTTGTGACTACaccaaaaacaataatcacTGACACTAATGTGATGAATCAAAATTCAATGAAGATACAATCGACTAACTCACAAATAGTTACta caaATAATGTCACCCAACAAAAATTGCAATGTATTAAAGGCGAAGACGGAAAATTACAATTCAAAGGTCTTTTGccag GACAACAACTTATTCAACTACCAGATGGCAAATTACATGTTACCAGCTATATAAATCCTAGCCCATCTCGTACTGTGCAAATATCTAAGAATACAATAttggcaaataataataattttcaaaaatctggCACTCAA acaattattttgaaccgAGGATCACAGCCTATTCAACAAGTTTTAAAACCTCAAACTTctcaa aTGGTAGTTTCTGGTGGACAGTTAGTAAATGTTTCACAAGGTCAACAAATGATTGTGCAACATATTAATCCAAATAAAGCTACTATAGCCACTATTAATGGCCAACAAGTATTAATACGGCCCAATACta gTACTTCTGCCAACATCATAAGTAGTGGTGGCCAGACAATTAAGTTTGTACGACCTCAGCAAACAGTACAAAAAGTTCATCAATCAGTACCACCACTATCGCCTAGAGTTAATCAAACAACAACTGGAATTGTTAAA GATCAACATAGACCAGTACATCCACAAATTGTACCTGCACCAATAGTTGATgaacaagaaaaattattattagccaATCAGCCACCTGGtactgtaataaaatgtattacagcTCAAGTTATTCAGAGTCCAACGCatggtaataaaatagttttgcaAGGGTTGCAAGGTAACGATTTCACACCTCAACAATTGCAACTTGTACAACAACAAGTCAAACAACAACTCTTAAAAG ctcAAGAATCCAGTGGTACTCAAGGAGTGTTAGGCCCTACAAAAATTTACCTTGCTGTTCAACCACCAGATTCTCAACTTCCTCCTGTACAAAAAACTGGAATTGTTGCACCCATCACAGCCCAACctacaattaaaattgaaccATCCTCTAAGCCATCAGTTCCTGTTCCAAACAATATATCTGAAAGCATAACTCAAATTAAAACCGAAcca ccatCGAAGTCTCCTGTGAATAAAATTCCCGTTATTAAAGAAGAACCAATTGATTCCTCCAATTCATTTGTAGTGACTCCAAACTATATTAGTCAAT caattaaaaatgtcttaaaaaatGAAGATTTGAACCCAGAAACACAAGAAAAATTGTTACAATTGCAAAAATATCAAGAACAACAATTGCGCGATCCAGTATCGCAACCAACCGTACCTGCGTCTCCTGTTAGAAAACGACCTTATGATGCTGATACTTTGTCAGAATTTGAACCACCCAAAAAATCAACCGAACATGAAAATTCtgg gtcGTTGGTGTCTCCCGAACAATCAAAACTATATCAGACATTAAAACAGGGCGATGATCTTCGTAAAATGCAACAACTTCAATCAAAACTCCAG AATGAAATAGCTGCTAATGTGACTGTTTCATCAGCTGACTCTACGACCACATCCACTAATGTGACTGAAAAGTCTATCCCAGTAACACCAGTTGCTGCACAAGTGACTCCTCCTCCTCAAGGTAGTAGTAAACGTAAACATGCTTCAGGACCACCAACCACTATACAAACTACACCACATGCCAatagtaattcaaaaactagtAATTTGGGACCTGGTCGACGACGACCAATGAAGATTTCTCCTCCAGCTCCAAATCGAAACCATTCTCGACCATCATCATTAACACCAGCTAAAAAATCTAGCCCAAAGAAAagtaaaaaggaaaaaattatGTGTCTATGTCGCACACCTTATGACAGTTCAaa GTTTTATGTTGGCTGTGATATGT